The bacterium genome includes a region encoding these proteins:
- a CDS encoding alcohol dehydrogenase catalytic domain-containing protein, whose protein sequence is MKSKGLFGKKYLDIQLRESEIGPLDEDHVLVKVKACGVCGTDINFVRDWDDESMPLGHEISAEVVEVGKNVTSVKPGDCVIVEDCSMCGVCEDCKSGNPQFCRNMYDMEGQPGMGEYMSVRFNSLNKYDGLDHVSACLTEPLAVSLTAVLNADIPLGGKVAVLGNGPLGLMAARLAKLKGASFVAITGLVADNARESARFKLAKKFGIDMSIEVGKQSVGDEVLSKFPKGVDRVIVTSPPQSMLDAFKIIKFGGLITFLGLHFGGKNKIEVDVNDLIFRKIRMIPTFAEPAINFPISNRLLRDGLVNAEDLVTTTFGFDDAKTVMTSVVDGSGPIIKAVMVP, encoded by the coding sequence ATGAAAAGCAAGGGACTCTTCGGTAAGAAGTATCTTGACATACAACTCCGCGAGAGTGAAATAGGCCCACTTGACGAAGACCACGTATTGGTAAAGGTCAAGGCATGCGGCGTGTGTGGAACCGACATCAACTTCGTACGTGACTGGGACGATGAATCAATGCCGCTGGGCCACGAGATATCGGCTGAGGTTGTAGAAGTCGGCAAGAATGTGACATCTGTAAAGCCCGGCGACTGCGTAATAGTGGAAGACTGCTCTATGTGCGGAGTTTGCGAGGACTGCAAGAGCGGCAACCCGCAGTTTTGCCGCAATATGTATGACATGGAAGGCCAGCCCGGCATGGGCGAGTATATGTCTGTGCGCTTCAACAGCCTGAACAAGTATGACGGTCTGGATCATGTGTCGGCGTGTCTCACTGAGCCACTTGCTGTATCACTGACGGCGGTGCTCAATGCGGACATCCCGCTCGGCGGCAAAGTGGCTGTGCTTGGAAACGGTCCACTGGGTCTAATGGCCGCAAGGCTCGCCAAACTGAAGGGAGCCAGTTTTGTTGCTATAACCGGCTTGGTTGCCGACAATGCGCGTGAGAGCGCTCGCTTTAAGCTTGCGAAAAAGTTCGGCATAGATATGTCTATAGAAGTAGGGAAGCAGAGTGTGGGGGATGAGGTCCTGTCTAAATTCCCCAAAGGTGTGGACAGGGTGATTGTCACATCACCTCCTCAGAGCATGCTCGATGCATTCAAGATAATCAAGTTTGGGGGGCTGATTACGTTTCTTGGTCTGCACTTTGGCGGCAAGAACAAGATCGAGGTAGATGTAAATGACCTCATCTTCCGGAAGATTAGGATGATCCCCACATTTGCAGAGCCGGCCATCAACTTCCCGATTTCAAACCGTCTGCTGCGTGATGGCTTGGTAAATGCTGAAGACCTGGTCACCACCACATTTGGTTTTGACGATGCCAAGACCGTGATGACCTCGGTCGTCGACGGAAGCGGACCGATCATAAAAGCTGTTATGGTTCCGTGA
- a CDS encoding AAA family ATPase, translating into MKITELFISGFGMLSKVRIEGLSCGLNIFVGDNEAGKSTLLAFIRAVFFGFETAQSRENQYKPVADVEQGGIIKLHLDHSGLDYIIKRGPGRAQGIVEVTMPDGSKGSEEVVSQLLPGVTKDLHRNVFAFSLNELQKLDSQDVRSRIYSYGAGAGDISAIDVEKQIDSEMSALFSPRTAKRKINTLLAEISSCNSHIKELSTLSTDYDSLRTQLSGINSDIERYQQQKTDLERKITHLEHMKKAWPSWESLYKAKAELSRLPDIDSFPADGIGRLERCIEKKADLSRKLNNKRSELETEKQNCPTDVYTKPVRRSPIKPAAVIAGACLVALSVAFRDNALAAAALGLLGIAAASTGFFVQSSLDASEQSRRAQLMQSHKSNLDRISCEIADIENELDQAGKEHESLLRAGGSADEENFRKRSGVYSERERIKSDITRLKADIELIAGREHAESLKSDLESTELDSIQSEHLNKHNELDRLAGDISDLTEKRGRLIQRIAEIERSEELSAALLQARTLRAQLEKHASDWAVKAICKLLMELTRQKYEREKQPRVIKSTSSFLGRFTSGAYSRVFSPLGRDEMELETPEGIRRDVSKLSRGTREQLYLALRFGLILEYGLVAEPLPVIMDDILVNFDPARSRAAAQAITELSASNQVLFFTCHPDVADMFSELGSSASRFEIRDGQIARL; encoded by the coding sequence ATGAAGATCACTGAGCTTTTCATATCGGGTTTCGGCATGCTCTCCAAGGTGCGCATTGAGGGTCTTTCATGCGGCCTAAATATTTTTGTCGGTGACAACGAGGCCGGCAAAAGTACACTGCTTGCCTTCATCAGAGCGGTCTTTTTCGGCTTTGAGACTGCCCAGAGCAGAGAAAACCAATATAAGCCTGTTGCCGATGTCGAGCAAGGTGGCATCATAAAGCTGCATCTCGACCACAGCGGCCTGGATTATATCATAAAACGCGGACCCGGCAGAGCGCAGGGCATTGTCGAAGTGACGATGCCCGACGGCTCCAAAGGCAGTGAAGAGGTCGTATCTCAACTTCTGCCGGGAGTGACCAAAGACCTCCATCGCAACGTGTTTGCATTCAGCCTGAACGAACTCCAAAAATTGGATTCTCAAGATGTCCGGTCGCGCATATACAGCTATGGCGCAGGCGCGGGCGATATTTCGGCGATCGATGTTGAAAAACAGATAGACTCTGAGATGTCAGCTCTGTTCTCGCCCAGAACTGCCAAGCGAAAGATTAACACACTGCTGGCTGAGATTAGCTCATGCAATTCACATATCAAAGAGTTGAGCACGCTTAGCACCGACTACGATTCACTTCGCACGCAGCTATCGGGTATCAACAGTGACATAGAGCGCTATCAGCAGCAAAAGACCGACCTGGAGAGAAAAATAACCCATCTGGAACATATGAAAAAAGCCTGGCCGAGTTGGGAGTCTTTATATAAAGCCAAAGCAGAACTCAGCCGCCTGCCCGATATCGACTCTTTTCCAGCAGATGGCATCGGACGCCTGGAGAGATGCATTGAGAAGAAAGCCGACCTCTCACGCAAGCTCAACAACAAACGATCCGAACTTGAAACAGAGAAGCAAAATTGCCCAACCGATGTTTATACAAAGCCTGTGAGAAGATCGCCAATAAAGCCTGCCGCTGTAATCGCGGGCGCATGTCTGGTTGCGCTATCGGTAGCGTTCAGGGATAACGCTCTGGCTGCTGCCGCTTTAGGGCTGCTGGGCATTGCAGCAGCATCAACAGGGTTTTTTGTGCAGTCGAGCCTCGATGCGTCGGAGCAGTCCCGGCGTGCCCAACTCATGCAATCGCATAAGAGCAATCTTGATAGGATATCATGCGAGATTGCGGACATTGAAAATGAGCTTGACCAAGCTGGAAAAGAGCACGAGTCTCTTCTGCGTGCAGGCGGTTCCGCCGACGAGGAAAATTTCCGAAAGCGAAGTGGAGTATATTCCGAACGCGAGCGGATCAAATCGGATATTACACGCCTGAAAGCCGATATAGAGCTTATTGCAGGCCGCGAGCATGCCGAGAGCCTAAAGTCTGATCTTGAATCGACTGAACTTGATTCGATCCAGTCAGAGCACTTGAACAAGCATAATGAGCTTGACAGGCTTGCCGGAGATATTTCCGACCTGACCGAGAAGCGCGGGCGGCTTATCCAGCGCATAGCCGAGATTGAGAGGAGTGAGGAACTCTCAGCCGCATTATTGCAGGCAAGGACACTGAGGGCGCAGTTGGAGAAACACGCATCCGACTGGGCAGTAAAGGCAATCTGCAAATTGCTAATGGAACTGACACGTCAGAAGTATGAACGTGAAAAACAACCACGGGTGATAAAGTCCACATCTAGCTTTTTAGGTCGGTTCACTTCCGGCGCATATTCGCGGGTGTTTTCTCCTCTTGGTCGGGACGAAATGGAGCTTGAAACCCCCGAAGGCATCCGCAGAGACGTATCAAAACTCTCTCGCGGCACCCGCGAGCAGCTATATCTGGCTCTGCGCTTCGGTCTGATCCTTGAGTATGGCCTTGTAGCCGAGCCTCTGCCGGTGATTATGGATGACATCCTTGTCAATTTCGACCCTGCCCGCTCACGTGCCGCTGCACAGGCTATAACTGAGCTTTCAGCATCAAATCAAGTTCTCTTCTTTACCTGCCATCCCGACGTTGCGGATATGTTTTCCGAATTGGGCTCCTCTGCATCCAGATTTGAGATCAGAGACGGCCAGATTGCTCGGTTATAG
- a CDS encoding uracil-DNA glycosylase yields MEESVTQQIEQLKTQCLGCSECALALTRRNVVFGEGNPESPLMIIGEGPGMNEDATGRPFVGRAGALLDEALTACRIGRHHVFICNVLKCRACITENGRTRNRPPATDEIESCTHWLEEQIHIINPLVILCLGAPAAKFVIKKDFKMTQERGIFYPTKYARYAIAALHPAYILRQAGQSYDGGKSLLISDIESARKKVIEAKKEPKLTLF; encoded by the coding sequence ATGGAAGAGTCAGTTACCCAGCAAATCGAGCAGCTTAAGACGCAATGTCTGGGCTGTAGTGAGTGCGCGCTAGCGCTCACCAGAAGAAACGTAGTCTTCGGCGAAGGCAACCCAGAGTCCCCGCTTATGATAATCGGTGAAGGCCCCGGCATGAATGAAGATGCTACAGGCAGGCCGTTTGTAGGCAGGGCAGGTGCACTGCTGGACGAGGCGCTTACTGCGTGCCGAATAGGCAGGCATCACGTATTTATCTGCAATGTGCTAAAGTGCCGCGCATGTATAACTGAAAACGGCAGGACGCGCAACCGCCCTCCCGCAACTGATGAGATCGAATCCTGCACGCATTGGCTGGAGGAACAGATACATATTATAAACCCGCTTGTGATCCTGTGTTTAGGCGCGCCTGCCGCCAAGTTCGTAATCAAGAAGGATTTCAAAATGACGCAGGAGCGCGGCATCTTCTACCCGACAAAATATGCTCGCTATGCGATAGCCGCTCTGCACCCGGCCTACATCTTGAGACAGGCGGGTCAGAGCTATGACGGCGGCAAATCGCTGCTCATTTCAGATATAGAGTCGGCGCGCAAAAAAGTGATCGAGGCTAAAAAAGAGCCGAAACTTACTCTTTTCTGA
- a CDS encoding Spy/CpxP family protein refolding chaperone yields MRNLLLFVLTCCLVIMAVPVLCAQEAPPPAPTMQGSSSTSNAQEIMLPAPCLISSLHVINSNAVPMLSTQLNLTDEQKTKVTELFSEADKTLKPTIQAQQKAVDKYTKLLLDNSTSESDLTSAAADAMKMESAIVTEKIKTLEGLRALLTDDQKAKLNTMFAQFAAISKMRTIIKPRLMQPGGQPGTSTAAPANQQ; encoded by the coding sequence ATGAGAAATTTACTATTGTTTGTGCTGACTTGCTGTCTTGTTATTATGGCTGTGCCTGTGCTCTGTGCCCAGGAGGCGCCTCCCCCAGCTCCAACGATGCAGGGGTCATCATCTACATCGAACGCTCAAGAAATAATGCTCCCTGCTCCTTGCTTGATATCTTCGCTGCATGTGATAAATTCCAATGCAGTGCCCATGCTTTCGACACAGCTAAATCTTACGGATGAGCAAAAGACAAAAGTAACCGAGCTGTTTTCGGAGGCCGACAAGACGCTCAAGCCGACAATTCAAGCGCAGCAAAAGGCTGTTGATAAATACACAAAGTTGCTGCTCGACAATAGTACATCTGAGTCTGACTTGACATCTGCGGCAGCGGACGCGATGAAAATGGAGTCGGCGATTGTGACTGAAAAGATAAAGACTCTTGAGGGGCTTCGTGCCTTATTAACTGACGATCAAAAGGCCAAGCTCAACACAATGTTTGCGCAGTTTGCGGCAATATCGAAAATGAGGACGATAATAAAGCCAAGGCTGATGCAGCCCGGTGGACAACCTGGTACATCCACAGCCGCTCCTGCAAACCAGCAATAA
- a CDS encoding GntR family transcriptional regulator yields the protein MAIQQITNNHLYEAVYEALRDRIIAGDHQPGDALPSEPKLREEFGVSTITVRRAIHELALDGLVEPRQGVGNIVRRPADSSVVIGMSSFTTDVAHGRLRLVRTLLVDETVSAASDTAERLQVQPGSMLRRLVRLDSEGNAPLSIDEVFIPPVLASVITSDIAASPTFMHLWQETSGLQFVRTQYEIWAEKSSPDDQRTLQIDPECPVLVTGELIQDNQSRPCAWIVSRYRADRGRLSGTVVLAQKKTKRGVIGE from the coding sequence ATGGCCATTCAGCAGATTACAAACAATCATTTATATGAAGCTGTCTATGAAGCTCTCCGAGATAGAATAATAGCTGGGGACCATCAACCCGGTGATGCGCTGCCTTCGGAACCAAAACTCAGGGAAGAGTTTGGAGTCAGCACGATCACTGTCCGCCGAGCGATACATGAGCTGGCGCTCGATGGCTTGGTCGAACCCAGGCAGGGTGTCGGCAATATAGTGCGCCGGCCTGCAGATAGCAGTGTAGTGATCGGCATGTCCAGTTTTACTACCGATGTCGCTCACGGCAGGCTCAGGCTTGTTCGTACACTGCTGGTCGACGAAACTGTCTCTGCTGCATCGGACACAGCCGAAAGACTGCAGGTGCAGCCTGGTTCGATGCTGAGACGCTTAGTCCGGCTCGATAGCGAAGGCAATGCACCTCTCTCTATTGATGAAGTCTTCATACCACCCGTGCTTGCTTCGGTAATAACAAGTGATATTGCAGCATCGCCTACATTCATGCATCTCTGGCAGGAAACCTCAGGGCTACAGTTTGTTCGCACGCAGTATGAGATATGGGCAGAGAAGTCATCTCCTGACGATCAACGGACCCTGCAGATCGATCCGGAATGCCCGGTGCTGGTTACCGGCGAGCTTATTCAAGATAATCAAAGCAGGCCGTGCGCGTGGATTGTAAGTCGATACAGAGCCGACAGAGGCAGGCTCTCGGGAACAGTTGTGCTGGCGCAAAAGAAGACCAAACGCGGAGTAATTGGAGAGTAG
- a CDS encoding neutral/alkaline non-lysosomal ceramidase N-terminal domain-containing protein: MFAGTDRTDITPSYSVWMDGMIRDHKSEGVHDPIYVHTVVISNDKDANDCLAIISLDVCVIGTPSVNKAKELIYQKSGISLDRVVIAATHSHSGPAALGIFQEMEERYVDDLILLIAGSVARAKANIRPALVSCCSGREETISHYRRFTDADGKIVMFWEQDPAEGKIHALGEPDPEVGVMKIIDPETNKPICVLFNHAGHPNVMSGDNYMISGDYTGAAARIVSERLGCEALFVNGAQGSVDMDNWRFRDWAAVELLGSRLAEAVIAACDNSDSAAHTKMRFTKTNYTLPRRKVTDQEIAWADEVLKQTSGQFAAAADGVGDDYKAAFCKKIRALQNQDIDVEQVAFSIGDTAYISFPGELFTEVGLRIKSRSPFRHTYIIGLANGYVGYVPTREAISQGGYEVETRHVDEKAALAIEDISVKLLNELSGGKNV; encoded by the coding sequence ATGTTTGCCGGAACAGACAGAACGGATATTACCCCGTCCTACAGTGTGTGGATGGACGGGATGATAAGGGATCACAAATCTGAAGGTGTTCATGACCCAATATATGTGCACACGGTTGTGATCTCAAATGATAAAGATGCCAACGATTGCCTGGCGATAATCTCCCTGGATGTCTGTGTGATAGGCACGCCGTCAGTTAACAAGGCCAAAGAGCTAATCTACCAAAAATCCGGCATATCGCTAGACAGGGTCGTCATCGCCGCAACTCACTCGCACTCAGGCCCGGCTGCACTCGGTATCTTCCAGGAGATGGAAGAGAGATACGTAGACGATCTGATTCTTCTCATCGCCGGTTCTGTCGCTAGAGCCAAAGCTAATATCAGACCCGCGTTAGTTTCATGCTGCAGTGGGCGCGAGGAGACGATCAGCCATTACAGGCGCTTTACCGATGCCGACGGCAAGATAGTCATGTTTTGGGAGCAAGATCCGGCGGAGGGAAAAATTCACGCTCTAGGCGAGCCTGACCCGGAGGTTGGCGTGATGAAGATTATCGACCCGGAGACGAACAAGCCTATCTGCGTGCTTTTTAACCATGCAGGGCACCCGAATGTGATGTCCGGCGACAATTACATGATCAGCGGTGACTATACGGGTGCAGCGGCACGTATCGTCAGTGAAAGACTTGGATGCGAAGCTCTGTTTGTCAATGGTGCGCAGGGTTCCGTGGATATGGACAACTGGCGGTTTCGCGATTGGGCGGCGGTTGAGTTACTGGGAAGTCGACTGGCTGAGGCTGTAATTGCAGCCTGCGACAACTCAGATTCCGCCGCCCATACAAAGATGCGATTTACAAAAACAAACTACACACTGCCTCGCAGAAAAGTCACAGATCAGGAAATTGCTTGGGCGGATGAGGTGCTTAAACAGACCAGTGGTCAATTTGCTGCTGCAGCCGATGGAGTTGGCGACGATTACAAAGCAGCTTTCTGTAAAAAAATCCGCGCTCTGCAGAATCAGGATATCGATGTAGAACAGGTCGCTTTCAGTATTGGCGACACTGCATATATCAGCTTTCCAGGTGAGCTGTTTACTGAGGTAGGCCTGAGAATCAAATCTCGGAGTCCTTTCCGGCATACCTATATCATCGGGCTGGCAAACGGCTATGTAGGCTATGTGCCTACTCGTGAAGCTATCAGCCAAGGTGGATATGAAGTCGAGACGAGGCATGTCGACGAGAAAGCAGCTTTAGCAATTGAAGATATTAGTGTCAAACTGCTTAATGAACTTTCAGGAGGAAAAAATGTCTGA
- a CDS encoding exonuclease SbcCD subunit D — protein sequence MAFTFVHAADLHLDCPFDSLGYVSPELASVLQDATFASLDNIVKLCLVRKVNFVVIAGDVYNSSDKSLRAQLRFRSALETLSEAEISSYIVCGNHDPSNGWSASLNWPEHAHFFSSSEPEVMPVVRNGNLIATVNGISHSKQGITENLALRLSHDKGSPFAIALLHCNCGQAAAYDPYAPCTLADLTRSTFDYWALGHIHKRMILHESAPLVVYPGNSQGLNPKEIGAKGCYVVSVDDSGSASMEFAQTNAVRWHQEEISAAGIASEQELIESLSERVGDIRQSAVCPVLVRFRITGRMPLHRSITRTSILDDITADLRHSASLQGNFVWVESIMDETRPDINIDERRLSEDFVGDFLRLAQEMRQCPDRIADLRSALEPLFEHGRARAYLGQPSDDQLLAWLDAATLYGLDALTEET from the coding sequence ATGGCGTTCACATTCGTGCATGCTGCCGACCTGCATCTGGACTGTCCATTTGATAGTCTTGGGTATGTCTCGCCGGAGCTTGCATCAGTCCTGCAAGATGCCACATTTGCCTCGCTCGACAACATAGTTAAGCTTTGCCTTGTGCGCAAAGTCAACTTTGTTGTGATTGCCGGGGATGTATATAATTCCAGCGACAAAAGCCTGCGTGCACAGTTGAGGTTTCGGTCTGCTCTCGAAACACTTTCCGAGGCGGAAATCAGCTCATATATAGTATGCGGCAACCATGATCCCTCAAACGGCTGGAGCGCAAGCCTGAACTGGCCTGAGCATGCCCACTTTTTCTCATCCAGTGAGCCTGAAGTGATGCCGGTTGTCCGCAATGGAAATTTGATTGCCACAGTCAACGGCATCAGCCATTCAAAACAAGGTATCACTGAGAATCTTGCTCTGCGGCTTTCGCACGACAAAGGCTCACCTTTTGCCATAGCTCTGCTGCACTGCAATTGCGGCCAGGCGGCAGCTTACGACCCATACGCCCCATGCACGCTTGCCGACCTTACACGTTCCACTTTCGATTATTGGGCGCTGGGCCATATTCATAAGAGGATGATCCTGCACGAGAGCGCTCCACTTGTTGTCTACCCGGGCAACTCACAGGGTCTGAATCCCAAAGAAATCGGTGCAAAGGGCTGCTATGTTGTCAGCGTCGATGATTCGGGCAGCGCAAGCATGGAATTTGCGCAGACTAACGCGGTTCGTTGGCATCAAGAAGAGATATCTGCTGCAGGGATTGCGTCGGAGCAGGAGCTCATCGAGTCTCTGAGTGAAAGAGTGGGGGATATCAGGCAGTCAGCAGTCTGTCCGGTGCTGGTCCGCTTTCGCATTACAGGCAGAATGCCCCTCCACCGTTCCATTACCCGCACGTCAATACTCGACGATATCACAGCTGACCTGAGGCATAGCGCATCACTGCAGGGCAACTTCGTCTGGGTCGAGTCGATTATGGATGAGACCAGGCCGGACATCAATATAGACGAGAGACGACTTTCCGAGGATTTCGTAGGTGACTTTCTGCGTCTGGCTCAGGAGATGCGGCAATGCCCGGATCGTATTGCCGATCTCAGGAGCGCATTAGAGCCTTTATTTGAGCATGGAAGAGCTCGTGCATATCTCGGCCAACCGAGTGATGACCAGCTGTTGGCATGGCTGGATGCAGCGACGCTTTACGGCCTGGATGCTCTCACGGAGGAGACCTGA
- a CDS encoding metal ABC transporter substrate-binding protein — MKVLMRTALILALLCIATSAIAAINIVASTPELADIAKQVGGSKVHVYSIAKANQDYHMIEPRPSDVSKIARADMVVRVGLDLDLWFDALSNAAGNPKVRLGARGYVDASEGIKKLEVPKGQITGASGDIHVCGNPHYFYDPENAKIIANNILECLERVSPSNKSVFIDNYKDFTEKIDNKMGQWKKELAPYKGEYVVTYHQSAIYFLRRFGLKAFGTLEVKPGIPPSASHISSLIKRMKNDHVKSVVIESIYPKRFPDLIKRQTDAKYQVVPYSVGSMGTKSYIDLIDTWVDKYILALR; from the coding sequence ATGAAAGTATTAATGCGCACAGCTTTAATATTAGCGCTTCTTTGCATTGCGACATCAGCAATTGCCGCGATAAATATCGTGGCGTCCACACCCGAGCTTGCAGATATTGCCAAACAGGTAGGCGGCAGCAAGGTCCATGTTTATTCGATAGCCAAGGCAAACCAGGATTATCATATGATCGAACCAAGGCCGTCTGATGTATCAAAAATTGCGCGTGCCGATATGGTCGTGCGCGTTGGCCTTGATCTGGATTTGTGGTTTGATGCTCTTTCCAATGCTGCGGGTAATCCGAAAGTGAGGCTAGGCGCTCGTGGTTATGTGGATGCATCCGAAGGTATAAAGAAGCTCGAGGTTCCCAAAGGTCAGATTACAGGTGCTTCCGGTGATATTCATGTCTGCGGAAATCCTCACTATTTCTATGATCCTGAGAACGCAAAGATAATAGCGAACAACATCTTGGAATGTCTGGAAAGAGTCTCGCCAAGTAATAAGTCCGTCTTCATAGACAATTATAAGGATTTCACAGAGAAGATTGACAACAAGATGGGTCAATGGAAGAAAGAACTTGCCCCATATAAAGGCGAATATGTTGTGACCTATCACCAGAGCGCCATCTATTTTCTGCGCCGGTTCGGCCTGAAGGCATTCGGCACATTGGAGGTTAAACCAGGAATTCCGCCGTCTGCTTCACATATATCGAGCCTGATAAAGCGTATGAAAAACGATCATGTTAAGTCTGTAGTTATTGAGTCGATTTATCCAAAGCGTTTTCCAGACCTTATTAAAAGGCAGACAGATGCAAAATATCAGGTTGTGCCTTATTCGGTCGGCTCGATGGGCACAAAGAGTTACATTGACCTGATCGATACGTGGGTCGACAAATATATACTGGCTCTGCGTTAA
- a CDS encoding DegT/DnrJ/EryC1/StrS family aminotransferase, whose translation MSEKLAIDGGVPVLARSDFKNWPIIGNDERRLVNEVLDSGIVAGGTAPQVVALEKEWATYTGAKHCLTTCSGTAALHMALAAAGVGPGDEVITSAFTFLASASCAIHQNAVPVFVDIDPKTYCMDPAKLEAAITERTKAIIPVHIQGCPADMEPIIAIAKKHNLFVIEDACQAHGATYKGKKTGTIGNVGCFSLNNFKNLCGGEGGLFITDDEDILNKAALVRCFGDEVDEVSRRRVYNASILGYMYRNQELPAALCRAQLIHLDEFNTTRIANADYLTKELSKIPGVIPPYCPPEGKHVYFMYNVRFDPKAAGVDCDPLKFRIAVEKALYKEGLLLGQWQTMPVPAQDIFQSKLGYGGSGYPWSINEAKGIKYNYDVDQFPVAKNLCDTYTIVHGIHAPNGKDLMDKFIVAFKKVFADLDTAIAHADDEIYPGADGKLYGAG comes from the coding sequence ATGTCTGAAAAACTGGCAATTGACGGCGGCGTCCCGGTGCTGGCGCGAAGTGATTTTAAGAACTGGCCTATTATAGGCAATGATGAGCGCAGGCTGGTGAACGAGGTGCTCGATAGTGGAATAGTTGCAGGTGGCACTGCGCCGCAAGTAGTCGCGCTTGAAAAGGAGTGGGCGACCTACACAGGCGCAAAGCACTGTCTTACCACATGCTCTGGCACAGCGGCTCTGCACATGGCTCTTGCGGCCGCCGGAGTCGGACCGGGTGATGAGGTTATCACTTCGGCATTTACATTCCTGGCGTCGGCGTCATGCGCAATCCATCAGAACGCGGTCCCGGTCTTTGTCGACATTGATCCCAAGACCTACTGTATGGACCCAGCCAAGCTCGAAGCTGCAATTACCGAGCGCACAAAGGCTATCATTCCAGTACACATTCAGGGCTGCCCTGCCGATATGGAACCGATAATTGCTATCGCAAAGAAGCACAATCTATTCGTGATCGAAGATGCCTGCCAGGCTCATGGAGCCACATATAAGGGCAAGAAAACGGGCACAATCGGGAATGTCGGCTGCTTCAGCTTGAACAATTTTAAGAACCTCTGCGGAGGTGAAGGCGGTCTTTTCATCACGGACGATGAAGACATTCTCAACAAGGCTGCGCTTGTCCGCTGCTTTGGCGACGAGGTAGATGAAGTCAGTCGCCGCCGCGTATACAACGCCTCAATTCTGGGTTATATGTATCGCAATCAGGAGCTTCCTGCGGCTCTCTGTCGCGCGCAGCTTATCCATCTGGACGAGTTTAACACTACACGCATCGCAAATGCCGATTATCTCACCAAGGAACTTAGCAAAATCCCCGGCGTCATACCGCCATATTGCCCGCCGGAGGGCAAGCACGTTTACTTCATGTATAACGTCAGGTTTGACCCGAAGGCTGCCGGAGTCGATTGCGATCCTCTGAAGTTCAGGATTGCCGTGGAAAAGGCGCTCTATAAAGAGGGGTTGCTGCTGGGTCAGTGGCAGACCATGCCTGTCCCTGCTCAGGATATCTTCCAGAGCAAGCTTGGTTACGGCGGCTCGGGCTATCCGTGGAGCATAAACGAGGCCAAGGGCATCAAGTATAATTACGACGTTGATCAGTTCCCTGTAGCTAAGAATCTCTGTGACACTTATACGATCGTTCACGGAATCCATGCTCCTAACGGCAAAGATCTGATGGATAAGTTTATTGTGGCATTCAAGAAGGTCTTCGCCGACCTGGATACCGCTATTGCCCATGCAGATGACGAAATCTATCCTGGTGCCGATGGCAAACTCTACGGCGCTGGTTAG
- a CDS encoding HIT domain-containing protein, whose product MQQLWAPWRLEYIVGNKAEGCIFCVFPKEENDEKNRILYRGKYAFVIMNAFPYSNGHLLIPPYRHIADLTELTDEESLEIMQLAQLSCKAISAVCKPDAYNIGINLGTAAGAGIADHLHLHIVPRWNGDTNFMPVFADIKVIPEALETTYKKLKIEFDQLAG is encoded by the coding sequence ATGCAACAGCTTTGGGCGCCTTGGCGCCTTGAATATATTGTAGGAAACAAAGCCGAAGGATGCATCTTCTGTGTCTTTCCAAAAGAGGAGAATGACGAGAAAAACCGCATACTCTATCGCGGTAAGTATGCGTTTGTAATTATGAATGCATTCCCGTATTCCAATGGGCATCTGCTCATCCCGCCATATCGCCATATAGCGGACTTGACTGAGCTTACCGACGAAGAGAGCCTGGAGATCATGCAGCTTGCGCAATTGTCCTGCAAGGCAATCAGCGCGGTATGCAAACCGGACGCGTATAATATAGGCATAAACCTCGGTACGGCGGCCGGAGCGGGTATTGCAGATCATCTGCATTTGCACATAGTCCCCAGGTGGAACGGAGACACCAACTTTATGCCCGTCTTCGCGGATATCAAGGTCATCCCAGAAGCCCTCGAAACCACCTATAAAAAACTGAAGATCGAATTCGACCAATTGGCAGGCTAA